A stretch of the Orcinus orca chromosome 1, mOrcOrc1.1, whole genome shotgun sequence genome encodes the following:
- the LOC105748126 gene encoding LOW QUALITY PROTEIN: 60S ribosomal protein L32-like (The sequence of the model RefSeq protein was modified relative to this genomic sequence to represent the inferred CDS: inserted 2 bases in 1 codon; substituted 1 base at 1 genomic stop codon), which yields MEQYLQLFLGLPTEVAATTAALKPLVKLKIVKKTKKFNPHQSDRYVKIKRNWQKSRGTVRRKFKGQILMPNIGYGSNRKTKLMLPSGFRKFLVHNFKELEGLLMXNKSYCAEITXQELKATAERAAPLAIRVANPNARLHSKENE from the exons atggaacAGTATCTTCAGCTCTTCCTTGGCCTGCCTACAGAGGTGGCAGCCACCACGGCCGCCCTCAAACCCCTCGTGAAGCTCAAGATTGTCAAAAAGACCAAGAAGTTCAACCCACACCAGTCAGACCGATATGTCAAAATTAAGCGGAACTGGCAGAAATCCAGAGGCACTGTGCGCAGGAAATTCAAGGGCCAGATCCTGATGCCCAACATTGGTTATGGGAGCAACAGGAAAACAAAGCTCATGCTGCCCAGTGGCTTCCGGAAGTTCCTGGTCCACAACTTCAAGGAGCTTGAAGGGCTGCTGATGTGAAACAAATCTTACTGTGCTGAGATTAC CCAAGAACTCAAAGCCACTGCGGAAAGAGCAGCCCCGCTGGCCATCAGAGTCGCCAATCCCAATGCCAggctgcacagcaaagaaaatgaatag